The Streptomyces sp. CC0208 genome window below encodes:
- a CDS encoding glutamate synthase subunit beta, giving the protein MADPKGFLNHGREVAKSRPVDVRLKDWNEVYVPGSLLPIISKQASRCMDCGIPFCHNGCPLGNLIPEWNDFAYREDWSAASERLHATNNFPEFTGRLCPAPCESACVLGINQPPVTIKNVEVSIIDKAWDSGDVEPQAPERLSGKTVAVIGSGPAGLAAAQQLTRAGHTVAVYERADRVGGLLRYGIPEFKMEKRHINRRIEQMRAEGTRFRTGIEIGRDLRATDLKKRYDAIVIAAGATTARDLPVPGRELKGIHQAMEYLPLANKVQEGDFVAPPITAEGKHVIVIGGGDTGADCVGTAHRQGAASVTQLEIMPRPGEDRAPHQPWPTFPMLYKVTSAHEEGGERVYSVSTTHFEGDEDGNVQWLHLSEVEFIDGKLTPKPGTERKIPAQLVTLAMGFTGTDRENGLVEQFGLELDERGNIARDADFQTNVPGVFVAGDAGRGQSLIVWAIAEGRSAARGCDRFLTGASQLPAPIRPTDRSLMV; this is encoded by the coding sequence ATGGCTGACCCGAAGGGCTTCCTGAACCACGGGCGCGAGGTCGCCAAGTCCCGCCCGGTCGACGTACGCCTGAAGGACTGGAACGAGGTCTACGTCCCCGGCTCCCTGCTGCCGATCATCAGCAAGCAGGCCAGCCGCTGCATGGACTGCGGCATCCCGTTCTGTCACAACGGCTGTCCGCTCGGGAACCTCATCCCCGAGTGGAACGACTTCGCCTACCGCGAGGACTGGTCCGCCGCCTCCGAGCGGCTGCACGCGACCAACAACTTCCCGGAGTTCACCGGTCGTCTGTGCCCCGCTCCCTGTGAGTCGGCGTGTGTGCTCGGCATCAACCAGCCGCCGGTCACCATCAAGAACGTCGAGGTCTCGATCATCGACAAGGCGTGGGACAGCGGTGACGTCGAGCCGCAGGCCCCCGAGCGCCTGTCCGGCAAGACCGTCGCGGTGATCGGGTCCGGCCCCGCCGGTCTCGCCGCCGCGCAGCAGCTCACGCGGGCCGGTCACACCGTCGCCGTCTACGAGCGCGCGGACCGCGTCGGAGGCCTCCTGCGGTACGGCATCCCCGAGTTCAAGATGGAGAAGCGGCACATCAACCGGCGCATCGAGCAGATGCGCGCGGAGGGCACCCGCTTCCGCACCGGCATCGAGATCGGCCGCGACCTCAGGGCCACCGACCTCAAGAAGCGCTACGACGCGATCGTCATTGCCGCCGGTGCCACGACCGCCCGTGACCTGCCGGTCCCCGGCCGCGAGCTCAAGGGCATCCACCAGGCGATGGAGTACCTGCCGCTGGCCAACAAGGTGCAGGAGGGCGACTTCGTGGCGCCCCCCATCACCGCCGAGGGCAAGCACGTCATCGTCATCGGCGGCGGCGACACCGGCGCCGACTGCGTGGGCACCGCCCACCGCCAGGGCGCGGCCTCGGTCACCCAGCTGGAGATCATGCCGAGGCCCGGCGAGGACCGTGCCCCGCACCAGCCGTGGCCGACCTTCCCGATGCTCTACAAGGTCACCTCCGCGCACGAGGAGGGCGGCGAGCGGGTCTACTCCGTCTCGACGACCCACTTCGAGGGCGACGAGGACGGCAACGTCCAGTGGCTGCACCTCAGCGAGGTCGAGTTCATCGACGGCAAGCTGACCCCGAAGCCGGGCACGGAGCGCAAGATCCCCGCCCAGCTGGTCACCCTCGCGATGGGCTTCACCGGCACCGACCGCGAGAACGGCCTGGTCGAGCAGTTCGGCCTGGAGCTCGACGAGCGCGGCAACATCGCCCGCGACGCCGACTTCCAGACCAACGTGCCGGGCGTCTTCGTCGCCGGTGACGCGGGCCGCGGCCAGTCGCTCATCGTGTGGGCGATCGCGGAGGGCCGCTCGGCCGCCCGCGGCTGCGACCGCTTCCTGACCGGCGCGAGCCAACTCCCCGCACCGATCCGGCCGACGGACCGCTCGCTGATGGTCTGA
- a CDS encoding chitosanase — protein MKPARLLLLASEDPGAGGAGPDLSSAYRSQAAEDAKGAEGAKAWAEGAGGAADTDVLAGAPPGLAAPAEKDLAQQLVASAENSTLDWRSAYAYIFRKAQDTARDRVYFDPAVRLAKLDGLGPLGQFVYDTSRVDTAQRRFLDEGNLDLRTPLEWQVYGETYKVP, from the coding sequence GTGAAACCAGCCCGCCTGCTGCTCCTCGCGTCCGAGGATCCCGGCGCGGGAGGGGCGGGCCCCGACCTCTCCTCCGCCTACCGGTCGCAGGCGGCCGAAGACGCCAAGGGTGCCGAGGGCGCCAAAGCCTGGGCCGAGGGGGCCGGCGGCGCGGCCGACACCGACGTGCTCGCCGGCGCGCCGCCCGGCCTGGCCGCCCCCGCCGAGAAGGACCTCGCGCAGCAGCTCGTGGCGAGCGCCGAGAACTCCACCCTCGACTGGCGCAGCGCCTACGCCTACATCTTCCGGAAGGCCCAGGACACGGCCCGCGACCGGGTCTACTTCGACCCCGCGGTCCGCCTCGCCAAGCTCGACGGACTCGGCCCCCTCGGCCAGTTCGTCTACGACACCTCCCGCGTCGACACCGCGCAGCGGCGGTTCCTGGACGAAGGGAACCTGGACCTGAGGACACCGCTGGAGTGGCAGGTGTACGGGGAGACGTACAAGGTGCCGTAG
- a CDS encoding rhomboid family intramembrane serine protease yields MEPESTVTTCYRHPAVESHVRCTRCERYICPHCMREAAVGHQCPECVREGARSVRQARTAFGGRISAVPLVTYVLIGLNVFAYVGELVRPAIVDRFEMLGVGLVGPDGGHYVWQASYPADFHAEGVVDGEWYRLLTGAFLHLPPTGGTFGILHIVMNMVSLWNIGRVVELQLGRIRYLALYLLSALGGSVLVLLIAPTEPTLGASGAIFGLGAAYYVMARRLGADMAQVNRFMAGLLLWLLISAGLTSWQGHLGGLLAGAVVTLAYAYAPRDGRRALVQAGACAVLLLVLLVATWAKVADLTGGR; encoded by the coding sequence GTGGAACCCGAATCCACCGTCACCACCTGCTATCGCCACCCCGCGGTGGAGTCCCATGTCCGCTGCACCCGCTGCGAGCGGTACATCTGCCCGCACTGCATGCGGGAGGCGGCCGTCGGCCACCAGTGCCCGGAGTGCGTGCGGGAGGGGGCGCGGTCGGTGCGGCAGGCCCGGACCGCGTTCGGCGGGCGGATCTCTGCCGTACCGCTGGTGACGTACGTCCTCATCGGCCTCAACGTGTTCGCCTACGTCGGCGAGCTCGTGCGCCCGGCGATCGTGGACCGGTTCGAGATGCTGGGCGTCGGCCTGGTGGGCCCGGACGGCGGCCACTACGTGTGGCAGGCCTCCTATCCCGCCGACTTCCACGCCGAGGGTGTCGTCGACGGCGAGTGGTACCGGCTGCTGACCGGCGCGTTCCTCCATCTGCCGCCCACCGGGGGCACGTTCGGGATCCTGCACATCGTGATGAACATGGTGTCGCTGTGGAACATCGGCCGCGTGGTCGAGCTCCAGCTCGGCCGGATCCGGTACCTCGCCCTCTATCTGCTCTCAGCGCTCGGCGGCTCGGTCCTCGTCCTGCTGATCGCGCCCACCGAGCCCACGCTCGGCGCGTCCGGCGCGATCTTCGGACTCGGGGCCGCCTACTACGTGATGGCCCGGCGGCTCGGCGCCGACATGGCCCAGGTCAACCGCTTCATGGCAGGCCTGCTGCTGTGGCTGTTGATCTCCGCGGGGCTGACGTCCTGGCAGGGCCACCTCGGCGGCCTGCTCGCCGGAGCCGTCGTCACCCTCGCCTACGCGTACGCGCCCCGGGACGGCCGTCGCGCCCTGGTGCAGGCGGGAGCGTGCGCCGTACTGCTGCTCGTGCTCCTGGTGGCCACCTGGGCCAAGGTCGCCGACCTGACGGGAGGCCGGTGA
- a CDS encoding cytochrome bc complex cytochrome b subunit — protein MDGARSVNQTARGEAGKGERLADWADGRLGLYALAKANMRKVFPDHWSFMLGEVCLYSFLILILTGVYLTLFFEPSGVEVVYHGSYEPLNGVVMTRAYESTLDISFDVRGGLLIRQIHHWAALVFVTGMLVHMMRVFFTGAFRKPRELNWVFGWTLLFLGIITGLTGYSLPDDLLSGTGIRFADGAILSVPIVGTYLSFFLFGGEFPGHDIIPRLFPIHVLLLPGIMLGLVVAHLILVFYHKHTQYPGPGRDNRSVVGMPFLPVYMAKAGGFFFLTFGVLALMGGLAQINPVWAFGPYSPHLVTTGAQPDWYLGFSEGLIRVMPGWEINVWGHTLEPGVFIPFSLFPLILLAIGVYPFVEAWVTGDKREHHILDRPRNAPVRTGLGVAWLSLYVVLLIGGGNDIVATHLHLSINAITWFVRVSVFVAPVLAFVITKRVCLGLQRRDRDKVLHGRETGTIRRLPHGEYVEVHEPLAQEQLHTLTQHEQEPPYEIGPLTDANGVRRPVRRSQRMRAGLARVMFGPDTRIAKPTVEEYREVTSGDHH, from the coding sequence ATGGACGGCGCGCGATCGGTGAACCAGACGGCTCGGGGAGAGGCCGGCAAGGGCGAGAGGCTCGCCGACTGGGCGGACGGGCGGCTCGGCCTGTACGCGCTGGCCAAGGCCAACATGCGCAAGGTCTTTCCGGACCACTGGTCGTTCATGCTGGGCGAGGTCTGTCTCTACAGCTTCCTCATCCTGATCCTCACGGGCGTCTATCTCACGCTGTTCTTCGAGCCCAGCGGGGTCGAGGTCGTCTATCACGGCTCCTACGAGCCCCTCAACGGCGTGGTGATGACCAGGGCCTACGAGTCCACGCTCGACATCAGCTTCGACGTGCGCGGCGGACTGCTGATCCGGCAGATCCACCACTGGGCGGCCCTCGTCTTCGTGACCGGCATGCTCGTGCACATGATGCGGGTGTTCTTCACCGGCGCCTTCCGCAAGCCGCGCGAGCTCAACTGGGTGTTCGGCTGGACCCTGCTGTTCCTCGGCATCATCACCGGCCTGACCGGCTACTCCCTCCCCGACGACCTGCTGTCCGGCACCGGCATCCGCTTCGCCGACGGGGCGATCCTGTCCGTCCCGATCGTCGGGACGTATCTGTCGTTCTTCCTGTTCGGCGGGGAGTTCCCGGGCCACGACATCATCCCGCGGCTCTTCCCGATCCATGTGCTGCTGCTGCCCGGGATCATGCTCGGCCTGGTGGTCGCCCATCTGATCCTGGTCTTCTACCACAAGCACACCCAGTACCCGGGGCCCGGCCGTGACAACAGGTCCGTGGTCGGCATGCCCTTCCTGCCGGTCTACATGGCCAAGGCGGGCGGCTTCTTCTTCCTGACCTTCGGCGTGCTGGCGCTCATGGGAGGACTCGCCCAGATCAACCCCGTGTGGGCGTTCGGGCCGTACAGCCCGCACCTGGTGACCACCGGCGCCCAGCCCGACTGGTACCTCGGCTTCTCCGAGGGGCTGATCCGGGTGATGCCGGGATGGGAGATCAACGTCTGGGGCCACACCCTGGAACCCGGTGTCTTCATCCCCTTCTCGCTCTTCCCGCTGATCCTGCTCGCGATCGGGGTCTACCCCTTCGTCGAGGCGTGGGTCACCGGCGACAAGCGCGAGCACCACATCCTGGACCGGCCGCGCAACGCCCCCGTCCGCACGGGGCTGGGCGTCGCCTGGCTGAGCCTGTACGTGGTGCTGCTGATCGGCGGCGGCAACGACATCGTGGCCACGCATCTGCATCTGTCGATCAACGCGATCACCTGGTTCGTGCGGGTCTCCGTGTTCGTGGCGCCGGTGCTCGCCTTCGTGATCACCAAGCGCGTCTGCCTCGGGCTCCAGCGCCGGGACCGGGACAAGGTGCTGCACGGACGGGAGACCGGCACCATCAGGCGGCTCCCGCACGGGGAGTACGTGGAGGTCCACGAGCCCCTCGCGCAGGAGCAGCTGCACACCCTCACCCAGCACGAGCAGGAACCGCCGTACGAGATCGGGCCGTTGACCGACGCCAACGGGGTGCGGCGGCCGGTCAGGCGTTCCCAGCGGATGCGGGCCGGGCTCGCGCGGGTGATGTTCGGGCCCGATACGCGGATCGCGAAGCCGACGGTGGAGGAGTACCGGGAGGTCACCAGCGGCGACCACCACTGA
- a CDS encoding acyl-CoA dehydrogenase family protein, producing the protein MRFLLDAEQREFAASLNSMLTAADTPSVVRDWSRGDHDSGRALWGRIAGAGVFALAVPEAYEGLGPRPVELAVAFVELGRHAVPGPLVETVTAATLLTALDDTGPAKRLLPALASGEAVATVTTGSYALDADVAEVRLAISDAGEWGLVTQFPAPLKDLRPHSAPPAHPSLDPARRLFPLPTGGQPLATGPQVAAATARALTTARLTTAAQALGVGLALLDRTVSYVRQRTQFGVPIGSFQAVKHQLADVKIALEFARPLVLGAALTMTREDVAAAKVTACEAAYRAARTALQLHGAIGYTAEYDLSLWLTKARALRTAWGSPDECRATVLSGGRRW; encoded by the coding sequence ATGCGTTTCCTTCTGGACGCCGAGCAGCGGGAGTTCGCCGCCTCGCTGAACTCCATGCTGACCGCGGCCGACACGCCCTCCGTCGTACGGGACTGGAGCCGCGGCGACCATGACAGCGGGCGCGCACTGTGGGGCCGTATCGCCGGGGCGGGCGTGTTCGCACTGGCGGTACCGGAGGCGTACGAGGGCCTGGGACCGCGCCCGGTGGAACTCGCCGTGGCCTTCGTGGAGTTGGGGCGGCACGCGGTACCGGGCCCCTTGGTGGAGACGGTGACGGCGGCGACGCTGCTCACGGCGCTGGACGACACGGGCCCGGCGAAGCGGCTGCTGCCCGCGCTGGCGTCCGGTGAAGCGGTGGCGACCGTGACGACGGGGTCGTATGCGCTGGACGCGGACGTGGCGGAGGTCCGGCTGGCGATCTCGGATGCGGGCGAGTGGGGGCTGGTCACGCAGTTCCCCGCGCCCCTGAAGGACCTTCGGCCCCATTCGGCCCCTCCGGCGCACCCGTCCCTGGACCCCGCCCGCCGCCTCTTCCCCCTCCCCACCGGGGGACAACCGCTCGCCACCGGCCCCCAGGTGGCCGCGGCCACGGCGCGCGCCCTCACCACCGCCCGCCTCACCACCGCCGCCCAGGCCCTCGGCGTCGGCCTCGCCCTTCTCGACAGGACCGTCTCCTACGTCAGGCAGCGCACCCAGTTCGGCGTCCCCATCGGTTCCTTCCAGGCCGTCAAGCACCAACTCGCCGACGTGAAGATCGCGTTGGAGTTCGCGCGCCCCCTGGTCCTCGGCGCCGCCCTGACGATGACCCGGGAAGACGTCGCCGCCGCCAAGGTCACGGCGTGCGAGGCGGCGTACCGGGCCGCCCGTACCGCGCTCCAGCTCCACGGCGCCATCGGGTACACGGCCGAGTACGACCTGTCCCTGTGGCTCACCAAGGCCCGCGCCCTGCGCACCGCGTGGGGCAGCCCCGACGAGTGCCGCGCGACAGTCCTCAGTGGTGGTCGCCGCTGGTGA